The Scleropages formosus chromosome 11, fSclFor1.1, whole genome shotgun sequence genome window below encodes:
- the foxb1a gene encoding forkhead box protein B1a, translating into MPRPGRNTYSDQKPPYSYISLTAMAIQSCPEKMLPLSEIYKFIMDRFPYYRENTQRWQNSLRHNLSFNDCFIKIPRRPDQPGKGSFWALHPSCGDMFENGSFLRRRKRFKVMASDPLAPSKPSDAAHYLQQQAKLRLSALAAGGTHLPQMSSYNLGVSQPSTFKHPFAIENIIAREYKMPGGLAFSTMQSMSAGYPLHNQLTTAWPHMYSTSVIDTAAPISMASSDYSAYGMPIKSLCHGGQTLPAIPVPIKPTPASVPGLSALPAHIPAFLSNSPQSLSPTSPQTATSQSSPATPSEALTNPASALQSVAVH; encoded by the coding sequence ATGCCTCGGCCCGGGAGAAACACGTACAGCGACCAGAAGCCGCCGTACTCGTACATCTCGCTGACCGCCATGGCCATCCAGAGCTGCCCGGAGAAGATGCTCCCCCTCAGCGAGATCTACAAGTTCATCATGGACAGGTTTCCCTACTACCGGGAGAACACGCAGAGGTGGCAGAACTCGCTGCGCCACAACCTCTCCTTCAACGACTGCTTCATCAAAATCCCTCGGCGACCGGATCAGCCGGGAAAGGGGAGCTTCTGGGCGCTCCATCCCAGCTGCGGCGACATGTTCGAGAACGGCAGCTTCCTGCGGCGCCGCAAGCGCTTCAAGGTGATGGCCTCGGACCCCCTGGCGCCCAGCAAGCCGTCGGACGCCGCCCATTACCTGCAGCAGCAGGCGAAGCTGCGGCTGAGCGCGCTGGCCGCCGGCGGCACCCACCTCCCGCAGATGTCCAGCTACAACCTGGGGGTGTCGCAGCCGTCCACCTTCAAGCACCCGTTCGCCATCGAGAACATCATCGCAAGAGAGTACAAGATGCCCGGAGGACTGGCCTTCTCCACCATGCAGTCCATGTCGGCCGGCTACCCCCTGCACAACCAGCTGACCACGGCGTGGCCGCACATGTACAGCACGAGCGTGATCGACACGGCGGCGCCCATTTCCATGGCCAGCAGTGATTACAGTGCCTACGGGATGCCCATCAAGTCTCTGTGCCACGGGGGGCAGACTCTGCCCGCCATACCGGTGCCCATAAAGCCCACCCCGGCCTCGGTGCCCGGTCTGTCGGCGCTGCCAGCTCACATTCCCGCCTTCCTGTCGAACTCCCCCCAGTCTCTGAGCCCCACGTCCCCGCAGACAGCTACGAGCCAAAGCAGCCCGGCCACCCCCAGCGAGGCGCTCACGAACCCGGCCTCCGCGCTCCAGTCGGTCGCGGTACACTGA